The following coding sequences are from one Selenomonas sputigena ATCC 35185 window:
- a CDS encoding phage tail assembly chaperone, which produces MKRETKKIVEVMGRKFEIRAFDAFTGSYIAFTLMEKMLPMGMEEKVKKTLKAEGKDVDAMPTPNRALMSKGEFIAFQKDCLSVVGEVLPARTAPLLNDNGSWGVEDMADNTMLVLLLTIHALVFNIAGFFTEGGLKELMAGVQALIPANIKI; this is translated from the coding sequence ATGAAGAGAGAAACGAAGAAGATCGTCGAGGTCATGGGGCGCAAGTTTGAAATCCGCGCCTTTGACGCTTTTACGGGCAGCTACATCGCTTTTACGCTCATGGAGAAAATGCTGCCGATGGGCATGGAAGAAAAGGTGAAGAAGACGCTTAAAGCGGAGGGCAAAGATGTCGACGCAATGCCTACGCCGAATCGTGCGCTCATGAGCAAGGGCGAGTTCATTGCCTTCCAGAAGGATTGCCTGTCGGTCGTCGGCGAGGTCCTGCCGGCAAGGACGGCGCCGCTTCTCAATGACAACGGCAGCTGGGGCGTCGAGGATATGGCGGACAATACGATGCTCGTCCTGCTCTTGACGATTCATGCTCTGGTGTTCAATATCGCTGGTTTTTTTACCGAAGGCGGCTTGAAGGAATTGATGGCGGGCGTCCAGGCTTTGATCCCTGCGAATATCAAAATATAA
- a CDS encoding DUF3383 family protein: MALKNVLPLDPVVNIIVNLAAVSATRKKFNLALLMGDVGTVADFADKRIVTYDSLNSMLQAGFTTEDRLYKAAALIFGQRKKPPIIAIGKVENKETPVKTIQECRQVDSEWYVGIYCGDMTDAQILAVQEYVEVCTPSTMFAFTTADAKAKSSEGGIFGTLKSKGYRRIIGQYSTAHKDAICAVIGWAMGAMSAATINSAFTLAYKREVGVQAENYMQLFTSNDLNNIKKNYGNVYINRGNYYDIFEEGRVSDGSWFDEIIYLDKYKNDMQLAIMDLLVNSNKVPQTEAGMGRIKTAIKEVCDDMNRIGFIKEGVWKGEELMALEYGQVLPGGYLIQSEAMAEQSQTERDARNAPPIYVSLKLAGAIHHVTIQVDVNR; this comes from the coding sequence ATGGCACTCAAAAACGTGCTGCCGCTTGACCCCGTGGTCAATATCATCGTCAATCTTGCCGCCGTTTCGGCGACGCGCAAGAAGTTCAACCTCGCACTGCTCATGGGCGATGTTGGCACGGTCGCTGACTTTGCTGATAAGCGCATCGTGACTTACGACAGCCTCAATTCCATGCTGCAGGCTGGCTTTACGACCGAAGACCGCCTGTATAAAGCAGCGGCGCTTATCTTCGGGCAGCGAAAGAAGCCGCCGATCATCGCCATCGGCAAGGTCGAGAACAAGGAGACGCCCGTCAAGACTATCCAGGAATGCCGTCAGGTGGATTCGGAGTGGTACGTGGGCATCTACTGCGGCGATATGACGGATGCGCAGATTCTCGCGGTGCAGGAGTACGTAGAAGTCTGCACGCCGTCCACGATGTTTGCCTTTACAACGGCGGACGCCAAGGCGAAGTCGAGCGAAGGCGGCATCTTCGGTACGCTCAAGAGCAAGGGGTACCGCCGCATCATCGGGCAGTATTCCACGGCGCATAAAGATGCCATTTGCGCGGTGATCGGCTGGGCGATGGGCGCGATGAGCGCGGCCACGATCAATAGTGCCTTCACGCTCGCTTACAAGCGCGAGGTCGGCGTACAGGCGGAGAACTACATGCAGCTGTTCACGTCGAACGATCTGAACAACATCAAGAAGAACTACGGCAACGTCTACATCAATCGCGGCAACTACTACGACATCTTTGAAGAGGGGCGCGTCAGCGACGGTTCCTGGTTTGATGAGATCATCTATCTCGACAAATACAAGAACGACATGCAGCTCGCTATCATGGACTTGCTCGTAAACTCGAACAAAGTGCCGCAGACCGAAGCGGGCATGGGGCGTATCAAGACGGCGATCAAAGAGGTATGCGACGACATGAACCGCATCGGCTTCATCAAGGAAGGCGTCTGGAAGGGAGAGGAGCTGATGGCGCTCGAATACGGGCAGGTGCTCCCCGGCGGCTACCTCATCCAGAGCGAAGCGATGGCAGAGCAGTCGCAGACCGAGCGCGATGCTCGCAACGCGCCGCCGATCTATGTGTCGCTGAAGCTCGCAGGTGCGATTCACCACGTCACCATTCAGGTAGACGTCAACCGTTAA
- a CDS encoding phage neck terminator protein — protein sequence MTYVELQELFWGEVAAITAYIIKKPDKFIRWRYPESGAPDWKVGDDVLFLSLVEADDDYAKQRDSQYRADNGTVYRDTARTRVWELQATAYGRKSYELANLLKDGFFYESVQHRLSRCGVFLVPNLPTCIRIPDLFAGKWWDRWDITLRFNELYRLKPEDVGRIERVRIGAQANP from the coding sequence ATGACCTACGTGGAGCTGCAGGAGCTCTTCTGGGGCGAAGTGGCTGCCATTACGGCGTACATCATTAAGAAACCCGATAAATTCATTCGCTGGCGCTATCCCGAAAGCGGCGCGCCCGATTGGAAAGTTGGCGATGACGTCCTCTTCCTGTCACTCGTCGAAGCCGATGACGACTATGCCAAACAGCGGGATAGTCAATATCGTGCAGATAACGGAACCGTCTATCGAGATACCGCGAGAACGCGTGTGTGGGAGCTGCAGGCGACCGCATATGGGCGAAAATCCTATGAGCTCGCAAATCTCCTCAAGGACGGCTTTTTTTATGAATCGGTACAGCATCGGCTCTCTCGGTGCGGCGTGTTCCTCGTACCGAATCTGCCGACGTGCATACGAATCCCCGATCTTTTCGCGGGGAAGTGGTGGGACAGATGGGATATTACCCTGCGATTCAACGAACTTTATCGCCTCAAGCCGGAGGATGTCGGACGTATTGAACGCGTCCGCATCGGCGCGCAGGCGAATCCATAA
- a CDS encoding phage baseplate plug family protein, with translation MLAIIPFQGIPNHKFSAKVPIDGGNTLLRFRITYNDLAKYWLVDIYKGDTLVYAGLPLVPGQNILEQVGYLGIGSARIVPRSRVKEQWPSMATLESDWYVLWGDTDAG, from the coding sequence GTGCTCGCAATCATCCCGTTTCAGGGGATTCCGAATCATAAATTCAGCGCGAAAGTGCCGATCGATGGCGGCAATACGCTCCTCAGGTTCCGCATAACGTATAACGATCTCGCGAAATACTGGCTCGTGGATATCTATAAGGGCGATACACTCGTATATGCAGGGCTGCCGCTTGTGCCGGGGCAGAACATCTTGGAACAAGTCGGTTATCTCGGCATTGGCAGCGCGCGAATCGTGCCCAGGAGCCGAGTGAAAGAACAATGGCCGTCCATGGCAACGCTGGAATCCGATTGGTATGTGCTGTGGGGTGATACGGATGCCGGATGA
- a CDS encoding phage tail tip lysozyme, translating to MIGEMIQEYLVGLGAKVDRPGFQQAEATIKNLDRTVETATGHMATNFVKASGIISAAIVSVSTAAAGLMKSAAEQDLAMQKLSRQMMVSKDAAWTLKKATDALGESIQDIMLTLELMARFEKLTADGKKMKVGGDFAETMKNFRDLMFEFTRLKQEVSYAMTWVGYYLMKYLNRPLTEAREKFRSFNDAFIKNMSVWTEKAARGLVYIINIGKHFLELIWDVGKALGRMWDGFPRGVKIATAAIAALALVMKATPLTRMIMLVGSLLLLIDDYYGHMEGKQSAFGEYWDKLNEYIEVAKGKWEEFKAFATPFWEQFVEFCSTAKDKIFDFARGLGDFLDRVRDSGELQEFLAIMQDLGSAIWELATTYIKTWLENVQLLYASMEKHGGLDSMRNRLQKLWEAFKAIIRTISSLIHWFARLLDEIRRTEEYRELIDAVGELWSAMEGLLDVIYDLVGIAFRGLFGEMSKANRVYSFRDAVRAVMKVFSLVVQHVARTIRQLKDLFKVIRDNKWFRKFWEEMGKAIDKAIEKTGAYGRALLALSKGDFKGALKIVGEELMDAKLPGKGKGPTRGDKDGSREERAGYIMQKLMNMGYSQIQAAGLVGNFLQEKSDLDYSYDDGARRGIGQWMGERYHRLAKFAEENGYASWDDLDAQIAFTDWELHNTHTDALDALRAANTTGEAAKAIFDLYEIPLDEFLPNRQDYAADAYGWLESIPLRAGGGAEDSKEVNPEYYQKWDSQNGMVSWDNDTYTDVHDFRQETIDFLNEFGAVANQYGVKPIITGGSEKKGHRYNGWDSHANGYKVDISPEDITGKVYEALVELVKKHNGILMDEGDHFDITIYGPGNERGTGGWGDASSDGYDDGFMETAARTGGYTQKIYNVLADLAQKRDPVLYNGLVAGGYQSDYARYARGGSSNVVYQVNVGGVTVNGTDKSAKDIGREVGDATMRQLEQRGEHILRSRTMAGAPVLV from the coding sequence ATGATTGGCGAGATGATCCAGGAATATCTGGTGGGGCTGGGCGCAAAAGTGGATCGCCCCGGCTTTCAGCAAGCGGAAGCGACGATCAAGAATCTTGACCGCACGGTAGAAACGGCGACGGGGCACATGGCGACGAACTTTGTCAAGGCCTCCGGCATTATCTCGGCGGCGATCGTGAGCGTCTCGACGGCTGCCGCCGGATTGATGAAGTCGGCGGCGGAGCAAGACCTTGCCATGCAGAAGCTCTCGCGTCAGATGATGGTATCGAAGGACGCGGCATGGACGCTGAAGAAGGCCACGGACGCGCTCGGCGAATCCATTCAGGACATCATGCTGACGCTGGAGCTGATGGCACGTTTCGAGAAGCTGACTGCCGACGGAAAGAAGATGAAGGTCGGCGGAGATTTTGCGGAGACAATGAAGAACTTCCGCGATCTCATGTTTGAGTTTACGCGGCTTAAGCAGGAAGTCAGCTATGCGATGACGTGGGTAGGATACTACCTCATGAAGTATCTGAATCGACCGCTCACAGAAGCCCGCGAGAAGTTCCGCAGCTTCAACGATGCGTTCATCAAGAACATGAGCGTCTGGACAGAGAAGGCTGCGCGCGGTCTGGTCTATATCATCAACATCGGCAAGCACTTTCTTGAACTCATCTGGGATGTCGGGAAAGCACTTGGCCGCATGTGGGACGGCTTCCCGAGGGGCGTCAAAATAGCGACAGCTGCGATTGCGGCTCTTGCGCTCGTGATGAAGGCGACGCCTCTCACGCGCATGATTATGCTCGTCGGCTCGCTGCTGCTCCTGATTGACGATTATTACGGTCACATGGAGGGCAAGCAGTCTGCTTTCGGTGAGTACTGGGATAAGCTCAACGAGTACATCGAGGTCGCAAAGGGCAAATGGGAAGAGTTTAAGGCTTTCGCCACGCCGTTTTGGGAGCAGTTCGTCGAATTTTGTTCGACGGCGAAGGACAAGATTTTCGATTTTGCCCGAGGCTTGGGCGATTTCCTTGATCGTGTACGGGATTCCGGAGAGCTGCAGGAGTTTCTTGCCATCATGCAAGATCTCGGGAGCGCGATCTGGGAGCTTGCAACGACCTACATCAAGACATGGCTGGAGAATGTGCAGCTGCTTTATGCGTCGATGGAGAAGCACGGTGGTCTGGACAGTATGCGAAACCGACTGCAGAAGCTGTGGGAAGCATTCAAGGCCATCATCCGCACGATCTCGTCCCTGATTCACTGGTTCGCACGTCTGCTGGACGAGATTCGGCGAACCGAGGAGTACCGGGAGCTCATTGATGCCGTGGGCGAGCTTTGGAGCGCCATGGAAGGCCTGTTGGACGTAATATACGATTTAGTCGGCATCGCATTTCGTGGGTTATTCGGCGAGATGAGCAAGGCGAATCGCGTGTATTCGTTCCGGGACGCGGTTCGCGCCGTGATGAAGGTATTCTCGCTTGTCGTGCAGCATGTCGCGCGAACCATCAGGCAGCTCAAGGATTTGTTCAAGGTCATCCGCGATAATAAATGGTTCCGTAAGTTCTGGGAAGAAATGGGCAAGGCGATCGACAAAGCCATCGAGAAGACGGGCGCGTACGGTCGCGCGCTGTTGGCACTGAGTAAAGGCGATTTCAAAGGCGCCTTGAAGATCGTCGGGGAAGAGCTTATGGATGCGAAACTTCCCGGTAAAGGAAAGGGGCCAACGCGCGGCGATAAGGACGGCAGCCGCGAAGAGCGCGCCGGTTATATCATGCAGAAGCTCATGAACATGGGCTACAGTCAAATCCAGGCAGCGGGTCTTGTGGGAAACTTCCTGCAGGAAAAAAGCGATCTGGATTACTCGTACGATGACGGGGCACGGCGCGGTATCGGCCAGTGGATGGGCGAGCGCTACCATCGTCTGGCGAAATTTGCCGAGGAAAACGGCTATGCCTCGTGGGATGATCTGGATGCGCAGATCGCTTTTACCGATTGGGAGCTGCACAATACGCATACAGATGCGTTGGACGCTCTGCGGGCGGCGAACACGACGGGAGAGGCGGCGAAAGCCATCTTCGATCTCTACGAGATCCCACTGGACGAATTTCTGCCGAATCGGCAGGATTATGCGGCTGACGCATACGGATGGCTGGAATCCATACCGTTACGTGCAGGCGGCGGGGCAGAAGACTCTAAGGAAGTTAACCCTGAGTATTACCAGAAATGGGATAGCCAAAATGGTATGGTGTCATGGGATAACGATACGTATACCGACGTACATGACTTCCGTCAAGAAACTATCGATTTCTTGAATGAGTTCGGAGCTGTCGCCAATCAGTATGGCGTAAAACCAATTATTACAGGCGGGTCCGAAAAGAAAGGGCATAGGTACAACGGGTGGGATTCCCACGCCAACGGGTACAAAGTCGACATATCCCCTGAGGACATTACAGGGAAAGTCTATGAAGCTCTTGTTGAACTTGTCAAAAAACACAACGGCATCTTAATGGATGAGGGGGATCACTTCGATATTACAATTTACGGCCCTGGGAATGAACGCGGTACCGGAGGCTGGGGTGACGCTTCGTCAGATGGCTACGACGATGGATTCATGGAAACGGCTGCCCGCACGGGCGGCTACACGCAGAAAATCTACAACGTACTGGCGGACTTGGCGCAAAAGCGTGATCCGGTCCTCTACAACGGTCTTGTGGCAGGAGGTTATCAAAGCGATTATGCTCGTTATGCGCGAGGGGGAAGCAGCAATGTTGTCTACCAGGTAAATGTCGGGGGCGTGACGGTCAATGGCACGGACAAGAGTGCCAAGGATATCGGCAGAGAGGTCGGCGACGCGACCATGCGCCAGTTGGAGCAGCGCGGCGAGCATATCCTGCGCAGCCGCACGATGGCGGGGGCGCCGGTGCTCGTTTGA
- a CDS encoding baseplate J/gp47 family protein — protein MAYFAPYVDDAGLHVPTYNDIRDDLLAKFQEIYGNDLYLGNDSQDYQMISAFALKTYDTIQLLQIVYNNHSPKTAVGTGLSSLVKLNGIRRKAASYSTCVLTLTGKPGTVIAAGVAEDDQRRKWELPQDIKFESESLEVTARCRDIGAIEAPVGTITKISNPQYGWLAVTNKVPAVKGRAVETDEELRRRQELSTAVPSQNMVDSTLAGIASVAGVTQYKVYENDTNHTDDNGVPSHSIAAVVEGGLDAQVAEQIYLRKGPGCGTHGTTTAIYINSDGLKNEIRFFRPIYQKVAAKVTVKKYATYTTAVETAIKHNISTYIERLGIGVNVTTTGVLTAIAAAVDDALRPSFALQSVQLGRAGGALGIADVVIPYNAIAKSGAVTVEVV, from the coding sequence GTGGCGTACTTTGCCCCATATGTTGACGATGCCGGGCTCCATGTGCCGACGTATAACGACATCCGTGACGACCTCCTTGCCAAGTTTCAGGAGATTTATGGCAACGACCTCTATCTCGGCAACGATTCGCAGGACTATCAGATGATTTCAGCGTTCGCGCTCAAGACCTACGACACGATACAGCTGCTGCAGATCGTCTACAACAACCACAGCCCGAAGACGGCTGTCGGCACAGGGCTGTCGAGTCTCGTGAAGCTCAACGGTATACGGCGAAAAGCTGCCAGTTACTCAACGTGTGTGCTGACGCTTACGGGAAAGCCGGGGACAGTTATCGCCGCAGGCGTGGCCGAAGACGACCAGCGCCGTAAATGGGAGCTGCCGCAAGACATCAAGTTTGAAAGCGAGTCGTTGGAGGTGACCGCACGCTGCAGGGACATCGGCGCGATTGAGGCGCCCGTCGGTACGATTACGAAAATCAGTAATCCGCAGTATGGCTGGCTCGCTGTGACTAATAAGGTTCCGGCGGTCAAAGGGCGTGCTGTCGAAACCGATGAGGAGTTGCGCCGCAGGCAAGAACTATCGACGGCAGTCCCGAGCCAGAACATGGTGGACAGTACGCTTGCCGGTATTGCGAGCGTGGCGGGTGTTACGCAGTATAAAGTGTATGAGAACGATACAAACCATACGGATGACAACGGTGTCCCCAGTCACAGTATTGCAGCTGTCGTTGAGGGCGGACTGGATGCGCAGGTCGCCGAACAAATTTATCTGCGAAAAGGACCCGGCTGCGGTACGCACGGGACGACGACGGCAATCTACATCAATTCGGATGGGCTGAAAAATGAAATCCGATTTTTCCGTCCGATCTACCAAAAGGTCGCTGCTAAGGTCACCGTAAAAAAGTACGCGACCTATACGACGGCGGTTGAAACAGCTATCAAGCACAATATTTCAACGTACATCGAGCGGCTCGGCATCGGCGTCAACGTAACGACGACAGGTGTCCTTACGGCGATCGCCGCCGCGGTTGATGACGCCTTGCGCCCGTCTTTCGCACTGCAGTCTGTGCAGCTAGGGCGTGCAGGCGGCGCACTTGGTATCGCCGATGTCGTGATTCCGTACAATGCTATTGCCAAGAGCGGCGCTGTTACGGTGGAGGTGGTTTGA
- a CDS encoding DUF6889 family protein — MYAPVIAERWQQHELWDGTYTFGDLLDMHEILLVEQENRRRAEAYAERERGANT, encoded by the coding sequence GTGTATGCGCCCGTTATCGCCGAGAGATGGCAGCAGCATGAGCTGTGGGACGGGACATACACCTTCGGCGATTTGCTTGATATGCACGAAATCCTTCTCGTCGAACAAGAGAATCGTCGTCGCGCTGAAGCGTATGCTGAGAGAGAAAGGGGGGCGAATACATGA
- a CDS encoding phage baseplate protein encodes MGVKRGLSVDGIIYFSDLLESKKEPDWMEFGVQIGKLSGHYEIIDFLTGYKNMDQFLFRTPKWPIGGMYFDGIMRTEHVSRIRPTEYPVQTGATMTDHALVEPAEVTIEIMMTDAKASSYMQNPMLPQGFPINPPIFDHCWPDLGGVPDMLTMAKDGRSARAWMNLRKLQVQRIPITVETRLQTYHNMLIEELSAPDDVMTLHALRCTVRLREIIFAQVAQTETSARASASAEETSSGQTPVQTGEGIDKTAARSIQDAGGEIFA; translated from the coding sequence ATGGGCGTGAAGCGGGGGCTGTCGGTCGATGGCATTATATATTTCTCTGATCTTTTGGAGTCGAAAAAAGAGCCGGATTGGATGGAGTTCGGCGTGCAGATTGGCAAGCTTTCCGGGCATTATGAGATCATTGATTTTTTGACGGGCTACAAGAACATGGATCAGTTTCTTTTCCGTACGCCCAAGTGGCCGATTGGGGGCATGTACTTTGACGGCATCATGAGAACAGAGCATGTAAGCCGCATACGGCCAACGGAGTATCCTGTACAGACGGGGGCGACGATGACGGATCATGCGCTTGTGGAGCCGGCAGAGGTCACCATCGAAATCATGATGACGGATGCGAAAGCGTCCAGCTATATGCAAAATCCGATGCTTCCGCAAGGGTTCCCCATCAACCCGCCTATTTTCGACCACTGCTGGCCGGATTTGGGCGGCGTCCCGGATATGCTGACCATGGCGAAGGACGGCCGTTCGGCGCGCGCCTGGATGAATCTCCGGAAGCTGCAGGTGCAGCGTATTCCGATCACAGTGGAAACTCGCCTGCAGACGTATCACAATATGTTGATCGAGGAGCTTTCCGCGCCCGACGACGTGATGACGCTGCATGCGCTGCGCTGTACCGTTCGCCTGCGTGAGATTATTTTCGCGCAGGTGGCGCAGACGGAAACGAGTGCCCGCGCATCAGCATCGGCGGAGGAAACATCGTCCGGTCAAACGCCTGTGCAGACGGGCGAGGGTATCGATAAGACTGCTGCGCGTTCTATTCAAGATGCGGGCGGGGAGATTTTTGCCTAG
- a CDS encoding DUF3277 family protein, protein MPKHSTYSFTDINATIRCPGYGSYSVQGEGVGDVNVSKNTERTVHDVAADGSVMASKIAGNNGSVTINAQQTSSLHKFLQGLFNYCWQADTSEWTSISMTIEAPKMGKTYYCTGGSFVKEPDEPLQSQGQRVAWSILFVDIQRIQL, encoded by the coding sequence ATGCCAAAGCACAGTACCTATTCATTCACCGATATCAACGCAACCATCCGGTGCCCCGGGTATGGTTCGTATTCGGTGCAAGGAGAGGGCGTCGGCGATGTCAATGTTTCAAAGAACACCGAGCGCACGGTACACGACGTCGCTGCCGATGGTTCCGTCATGGCAAGCAAAATTGCGGGCAATAATGGCAGCGTCACGATTAATGCCCAGCAAACGAGCTCCCTGCATAAATTCCTGCAGGGGCTTTTCAATTACTGCTGGCAGGCGGATACGTCGGAGTGGACATCCATATCGATGACCATTGAAGCGCCGAAGATGGGCAAGACCTATTACTGCACAGGAGGTAGCTTTGTGAAGGAGCCGGATGAGCCGCTGCAGTCGCAGGGTCAGCGCGTGGCGTGGAGTATCCTGTTCGTCGATATTCAGCGCATTCAGCTTTAA
- a CDS encoding PAAR domain-containing protein, with amino-acid sequence MPAVTRIGDTTTGVCNKGLPCCPHGRTGTDATASPNVTVNGIPLHRLHDTGPTNCPHGGTFESVVGSSTVTCNGRRVVRIGDTTVCQSCGQSGTHTSGSPNVTAGG; translated from the coding sequence ATGCCCGCAGTAACAAGAATCGGAGATACGACGACAGGCGTCTGCAACAAGGGGCTGCCCTGCTGCCCGCACGGGAGAACAGGGACGGATGCGACAGCAAGCCCCAATGTGACGGTGAACGGCATCCCGCTCCATCGTCTGCATGATACGGGGCCAACGAACTGCCCGCACGGCGGCACTTTTGAGAGCGTCGTCGGGAGCAGTACGGTCACCTGCAACGGGCGACGCGTCGTCCGCATTGGGGATACGACCGTTTGCCAAAGCTGCGGACAGAGCGGAACGCATACCAGCGGCAGTCCGAACGTGACGGCAGGAGGGTGA
- a CDS encoding Gp138 family membrane-puncturing spike protein, producing the protein MIKLSERVGDAIERKKRELDALSADLRVAAPGIIRSVDYERQTCTVQLAIRERMNFAGTLEWAEIPILPDVPFFVYSGGGYCLTLPIKPGDDCLVVFGDNCIDAWWQNGGVQNQVEKRRHDLSDGFALVGFRSQPGVVGGYSAGTAQLRNEAGDAYIEISGGNINIRAAGAVNISAAHIGLND; encoded by the coding sequence ATGATAAAGCTATCGGAGCGCGTAGGCGACGCGATCGAGAGGAAGAAGCGTGAACTGGATGCCTTGAGCGCCGACCTGCGCGTAGCTGCGCCCGGCATCATTCGGTCGGTGGACTACGAGCGCCAGACGTGCACCGTGCAGCTTGCCATACGTGAGCGCATGAATTTCGCTGGCACTCTGGAATGGGCGGAGATCCCAATCTTGCCGGATGTGCCATTCTTCGTGTATTCCGGCGGTGGCTATTGTCTGACGCTCCCCATCAAGCCCGGTGATGACTGTCTTGTGGTCTTTGGTGATAACTGCATAGACGCCTGGTGGCAGAATGGCGGCGTACAGAATCAAGTTGAAAAGCGCAGACATGACCTCTCAGACGGGTTTGCCCTTGTCGGGTTCCGCAGCCAGCCCGGTGTTGTCGGCGGCTATTCGGCAGGCACGGCGCAGCTGCGCAACGAGGCGGGCGACGCTTATATCGAGATCAGCGGCGGCAACATTAACATCCGTGCAGCAGGAGCGGTAAACATCAGCGCAGCGCACATCGGGCTGAATGACTAG